Part of the Chitinophagaceae bacterium genome, CTTTTATAGAAACACCAAATACTCACATTCGTATTTTCCCAAACCCTGCCGATGACTACATTACCATTCAATGGGATAAAAGCCAAAAAGTCTCTTCCGTAAAAATATATGATGTAAAGGGAAATGAGGTATCTGATGGGGGATTGGGGATTGGATATGGGGTATCTATAGATATAAAAACCATGCCAAAGGGAGAATATATTGTGGTGGTATATGGGGAAAAAGGAGAGATTTTAAAGGCGGAAAAGGTGATTAAGAACTAATCATTCATAATTTATAGAGCAAATAACAAATTCTGAGGATATGAAACATCCATAAGACACACATCTAAAAAACTTTGACTTATTTTGCTTCTTAGAAATGCAATACAAGGTTCATTGAAAGAAATAAAAATCCAATGAAATGAAAGAGAAGTAGAAATTTCTCAAGGAATAACAGATTTTTCAATTGAATAAATAGAAAATACAAAAGAAACTACTACTACTTTGTTAAAAACTACTTATACCCCGTAGAAATAATTTTGATCTGGCTGAATGTAATTTTGATTCACCGTGGCATATCTTGAAAATCTTGATTAAAATTGTTTTTTATAAAAAAAATACTTTCACTTTTTTCATTTTTTTCATTTTTTATACTTATTTTAATGATGATATAATGAAACATTGAGAAAAGAGTGTAAATTGCTATGTATTAATTTTAGTATAAAGCAATAATTTAATTTTTTATAGTTATGACAAAGTGCAATTTTATGAAAAGAGTAGCTTTTATTATTTTTATAACAGTATTAGTAAGTGCTTGCACAAAAGAAGAAGTAGTTCCGAAAACCAAACAAGAATTAGTAGTAGGGAAATGGCAAATATCTTCTTTTATTATAGAATATGTTCCAAGTAATGGTATTACAACAAAAATTAACATATTAGTGGCTCAAGATTTTCAATCTTCTGCTCTTTGTATAAAAGACGACATCCTTACTTTAAAATCAGGTGGAGATGCGTTGATAGATTTTGGGAGTAATGCTTGTGGAAATACTTCAGGTGCTGATAGATGGGGAATAAGTAACGATGAAAAAAATATTGCCTCTGTTTATTTAAATTATCTTACATTAGAAGCATTTGAACAAGCTACCAGTTCTATACTATTACAAGATATAACCGAGAGTATGTTTGTAATATATCGAACAGGTATTATTACACCAGACGCAAGTACCCAAAAATAGTATATCCTGTTGCGGTTACTATACAATTTACCAAATTATAAATTCAATTTTTATATCAATAATAATTTAACAAACTAAACAATATATGAGTGGTTTTACACAAGCAATTCAAAGTAGCATATTAAGAAAAGTAGTGATGGCTCTCACGGGGTTGTTTTTGATACTTTTTTTAGTAGTGCATCTGTTAGGTAATTTACAGCTATTAATAGATGATGGGGGGAAAACTTTTAATCTTTATGCACATCTGATGGGAAATAATCCATTTATTCAGTTGGTTTCTAAGGGAAATTTTGCTTTTATTATTTTGCATGTGATATTTTCTCTTATCCTTACGAGGATGAATAGTAAGGCAAGACCTATTGGTTATAGGGTTTCGGGCGGGAATACAAATAGTACATTCGTTTCTCGCAACATGGGAATATTGGGAACTCTTATTCTTATCTTTCTCATAGTCCATCTGAAAGGATTTTGGTGGGAATTTAAATATGGGGATACTTTTAAAGAAACTATCACTATAGATGGTTCTACTATACCAAATTACTATTTACTTATACAAAATGCGTATAACGAGCTTTGGTATGTAATATTTTATGGAGTTTCTATGGTATTTTTGAGTTTTCATCTTTGGCATGGGTTTTCGAGTGCTTTTCAAACATTAGGTATAAATCATGAAAAATACACTCCTGCCGTTCAATTTATAGGGAAAGCATTTTCTATTATAGTTCCTTTTTTATTTGCTATAATTCCTATAGTAATGTATTTCAAAAGATAGATTTGATTTTTTAGAGAGATATTTTTTTCCAATACCGAGTAAGTCCAATAACAGTCATCCATGGCGGATTGGCAGCTTGGTATTGTTTTATTTGTTGCTCCGTTAACCCTTGTTTTCTGAACAAAGAAATGATATAGTTTTCAAAATCTGCGGTCATTGTTTTGGTATCTATATTTTTATTTAGAGCCATCTTTACCCATTCAGCGTATTCTACCAATGTTTTTTTGAGAGTTTCTGTATGAGCAAAAACATCTGTTACAATACCGTAATGGGTAAGATACAGTTCTTTGATAGGTAATTTTTGAATTATTTCTAAAGAATGTATCCAATCTTCTATATGTATATCAGGTGGAGGGCAAGGCGGAACAACCGCCCCATTTTCAATTTTTACTCCTGCTACATCACCTGTTATTAACTTATCTTCTACCTGCCACGCTATATGATGAATCGCATGTCCTGGTGTATGCCATCCTATTATTTTAGTATCCCCTAAAACAATTGCTTCCCCGTGTTCCATTTTTTGTAAATTTTTTACATCTATGGTATTCATCTTTCCCCATAGATGATCCATAGAATCTTGATAGATTCTTTTTGCTGAGTCCATAAGTTTAGTGGGGTCCGCAAGATGTTGCACACCTAAAGGATGGAGATATATAGTAGCACCTTTTTCTGCAAAGAACCAAGCTGCTCCTGCGTGGTCTAAATGAATATGGGTAATAAAAACATGTTGTATGTTTTCAATATTATGTCCATATATTTTGAGTTCTTTTTCTAGATGAGAAATAGTGGAATGAGGACCTGTTTCAAATAATACTGCACCAATGGATGTTTCTAATAAAAAAACACCTACGGTATGGGGTAACCCTAAAAAATGTAGGTCTAATATCTGAATCTTGTTTTTCATATTACTCAATTATTACAATAGAATTTTTATAGGGTCTTCTATAAGTTTTTTGAGTGTTGCTAAAAAAGTTGCTCCCATTGCTCCGTCAACTACTCTATGGTCGCAAGAAAGAGTGACTTTGAGCATATTTCCTATAACTATTTGCCCGTTTTTTATAATAGGGGTTTGTTTTATTCCTCCTACCGCAAGGATACAAGCATTTGGAGGATTTATAATAGCGGTAAATTCATCAATTCCAAACATTCCTAAGTTTGAGATAGAAAAAGTGCTTCCTTCCCAATCGGCTGGTTGTAGTTTTTTTTCTTTTGCTTTTTGCCCTAAGTCTTTTATTTCTGCAGATATTTGCGATAATGATTTTGTATTTGCAAATCGTACAATGGGAACAAGGAGTCCATCGGGTATAGCTACTGCTACACCTATATGAATGTGATGATTTTTTCTTATGGTATCCCCAAGCCATGCAGCATTTATGTCTTTGTGTTGACCTAATGCGGTGGCAGATGCTTTTACTATAATGTCGTTAAAAGATATTTTTATTGGAGAGTCAGCATTCAGAGAATTTCTTGCATCTATTGCTTTATCCATACATATTTCTATGGTAAGATAAAAATGTGGTGAAGTAGATTTACTTTCTGATAGTCTTTTTGCAATAGTTTTTCTCATAGAAGAATTAGCAACATCTTCAAAAGATTCTTGCAAATGAACATTTTGTGTTTCTTGTATTATACCAATGGGTTTTACGGTGAGCGATTGAGCAGAGAGAGTTTCTATGTCTCTTTTTATAATCCTTCCGTTGTCTCCCGAACCTTGTAGTTTTTGTATATCAATGTTTTTTTCTGTTGCAATTTTTCTTGCTATTGGAGATATTTTTATTCTTGATTCGGATTGAGTTGTTATTTTTTCAGAAACAAATGCTATTGTTTTTTCTACAAGTTTTTCATTTGATTTAGAAAAAGTATTGTCGTTGTTATTACTCAGTATTTTTGAAATATCTGTATCTTTTTCTCCAATGATTGCAATAATTCCATTTACGGCTATTGATTTGTTGGGTTCTACGATATAAAGTAATATCCCATCATCGTAAGATTCTAATTCCATAGTAGCTTTATCTGTTTCTACTTCTGCTAAAACATCTCCCGACTTTACTGTATCACCTACTTTTTTGAGCCATCGAGCAATAATACCTTCTTGCATGGTATCACTCATCTTTGGCATTCTTATTATTTCTGCCATTTTTTGATTTTTTATGTAAGATGTTTATATAATTATTTTTTGTGTGAATTTAAAATTTATTTTCTTTTTTTTTACGTATTCTTTCATGGAATGAGTTTTCGATCATCTCTTTATTGTTCCATATAAAAGGATATTCTGTTTTATTTAATAAATTATGTGAAACGTCTAAGAACTCCAAAGAAGGTATTGTAAAAAGAGAATCGGGAATGTTTCCGGTAAAAAAATTCCAAGAAATATCTATTTTCTGTATGTTATTAAGCAATGCCATCGCATCGGGGATAGTTCCCTTTATTTTATTTTCACTAAAGTTAATTACTTTAATATGTTTCAGATATTGAATAGATGGAGAGATTGTTCCGCTCATATTATTTCCAGAGAGTTCTAAACGCACTACTTTTCCATATACTCCTGTGGTCACCCCATACCATTCTTCAAGGGGGTTCTCGCTTTTCCACTTTGTATTGTTTATCCAAGTATCCCCATTCAAAGAATCATACAGATCCACTAATGTTTGTCTATCCGAATGTTTTTTATATCCTTTTATGATGTCTCCTAATAAAAACAAGAATACAATGGATAATACCATTATTGCAAAAGATATTATCCATTGTGAAAATATTGTGTTGTTATTTTGGGTAGCAAGTTCTGCTGCATCCGATGTATTACTATTCGTATCTGTGACACCATACAATACAGATTCATTTAATACAGATTCATCGTTTTTTTTAATGCTTTTGATAGTATGAATAATGTTTTTAGAGTGGTGTATGTCAAAGAGCATTCCTTCTCTTATAATGTGTTTTGTCTCTTCGGATATAAAATTATTATGAAATAACAGTTCATTATTTTGTTTGGTAATAATAGGAGGAGCTGTTCCTTCTACCATATAATATAAAACAGCACATAATGAATATTCATCTCTCTTTTTATAAGTATTTCTATAAATAATATAATGTTTCATGCTTTCTAATTTTGTAACATCATATGTAATGTTCGGTGGCAGAGAAGGAACAAGCTTAAAACCTGTTATAAATAACTCTCCCTTTGCATCTATAAAGATATTTTCGGGAGTAATGTTATTATGAAAATAATCATGCGTATGCAAACAATCTATGGTGTCTTTTATTTTGTGATAATACTTGAGTGCGTTAGATTGAGGTAGCACTATACGTTGTTTCACATATTCAAAGAGAGAAGTGCCTTCCATAAACTCTGAAACAATATATACTGTACCATTTTCTTGTAACGTATCTATAAGGTATGGGACATTTGGGATCGCTTGAAAAGAGTGTACCTTGGTTGCATTTTCAAAAAAGATATTTTTATGTTTTAGGAAAGTATCTTGACTTTCCAATACATTTTTTTCTATAGAAAACTCTTTTATGAAAACCTTTTTTTGAAAATACTTGGAATGAGTATCTAAAGAAGTTCCCTCATAACAAAAAAAATAATGACTTCTCAAGAGTATTTTTTCTATTATATACATTCCGTTTTTTAAAGAAGAACCAATTTTTAAGTTCAAAATATCCACTGTATTATTTGGTGTGATGTTTATATGTGTTACTTATATATATTTACAAATAAAAAAAATAAAAAAGTTTTCCCATCACATTATAAGACAAGGAGTATATTTTATTTTTATTAATTTTTTTTAAGGTGATGTAATATAAATAGTATTTTAATTCCTATTTCATTTTTGTTTTTTTTATGTGTTTTTAAAACGCCTTTACGCAAAAAAAATCATTTATTTTAACAAAAAAAAAACAAAAATTACTAATAAAGTATACTTTTTTGAAAACACTTGTATTATTAATTTCTATTTCTGTATCTTTTCTTTTTCATCAGAGAAGTGGTTCTCACAATTTATATTTTTCATTAAAAACTATCATTATGTTATCAAAAACAATCCCTATAAAACTTGAGGTTTGGGAAAAATTAAAAAAAAAAGCAAAAACTTTAAAAAAAACAAGTATAGTATCTTTATTTGACAAAGATAAGAACAGAGCTAAGGAATTTTCTATTCAATTTGAAGATATATTTTTTGATTTTTCTAAAAATTTAATAGATAAAGATACTTTGAATCATCTTTTAGAACTCTGTAAAGAATGTAAACTTCAGAATGCGAAAAAACAAATGTTTTCAGGCGAAGCCATTAACGAAACAGAACAACGTTCCGTGCTTCATACAGCTCTCAGAAACACGTCTCATATTCCTATAAAAGTAGATGGAAAAAATATAATGGATGATGTGAATCAAGCATTAGATTATATCAAGAATTTTAGTAAATTATTTCACGAAGGAAAAGTAAAAGGATATACAAATAAACCACTCAAATCCATTATTAATATAGGTATTGGCGGTTCTGACTTAGGACCTTATATGGTTACAGAATGTTTGAAGCCATATCAAAAGGCAGGTATAAAGATATTCTTTGTTTCCAATATAGATGGGAGTCATCTCACAGAAACTCTCAAATTGGTAAATCCTGAGGAAACACTTTTTATCATTGCTTCCAAAACCTTCACCACACAAGAGACAATGACAAACGCAGCTTCCGCAAAAAAATGGCTTTTGAGTTATTGTAAAGATGAATCATATATTAAAAATCATTTTATTGCCGTATCTACTAATCAAACAAAGGTAGTAGAATTTGGCATTAGCCCGAGCAATATGTTTACTTTTTGGGATTGGGTAGGAGGTAGGTATTCTCTCTGGTCATCTATTGGGATATCTATTGTTTTATCTATTGGGTTTGATAATTTTATAGAGCTTTTAAAGGGAGCGCATGCTATGGATAATCATTTTTTACATACTGAAGACGCACAGAATATGCCAACTATACTTGCTGTATTAGGTATTTGGTATAATAATTTTTTTGATGCGGAAACATCTGCTGTTTTGTGCTATGAACAAAATATGCATCGCTTTGCCCAATATCTTCAGCAATTAGACATGGAAAGTAATGGCAAAAATGTGAATAGAAAAGGAAAAAAAATATCCTACCAAACCGGACAAATTATTTGGGGGGAACCTGGAACCAACGGACAACACGCATTTTATCAACACATACATCAAGGAACAAAACTTATTCCATGTGATTTTATTGCTTTTGCTCAGGCGCATCATGATTTAGAAGAACATCATGAAATCTTACTGAGTAATTTTTTTGCCCAAAGTCAAGCTCTTATGATCGGTAAAGCAAAAAAAGAGGTACATCAAGAACTTGCTTTGCAAAACAAAAATATGGAGTACGTTTTAAAAGTACATCCTTATAAAGTATTCGATGGAAATAAACCTTCCAATTCTTTTTTGATTAAAAAATTGACACCATATAATTTAGGGGCTCTCATCGCTTTGTATGAACATAAAATATTTGTACAAGGCATTATATGGAATATATATAGTTTTGACCAATGGGGAGTAGAGTTAGGTAAAGAACTTGCGAACAAAATACTGCCATACCTTAAAAATGATGATTCTGTAAATTCACAAGATCCTTCTACCAATATACTTATAAATACTTATAAAAAAATGAAAAAAAAGTAATCAAGCTCTATTGCTATGGTACAAATAAAATGGTTTGAAAGAAAATTTGATTTTACATCAAAACAAAATACTTTTCCGTCAATAGTAGAAAGATTAATAGGAACACCCATACGCATAG contains:
- a CDS encoding MBL fold metallo-hydrolase, which translates into the protein MKNKIQILDLHFLGLPHTVGVFLLETSIGAVLFETGPHSTISHLEKELKIYGHNIENIQHVFITHIHLDHAGAAWFFAEKGATIYLHPLGVQHLADPTKLMDSAKRIYQDSMDHLWGKMNTIDVKNLQKMEHGEAIVLGDTKIIGWHTPGHAIHHIAWQVEDKLITGDVAGVKIENGAVVPPCPPPDIHIEDWIHSLEIIQKLPIKELYLTHYGIVTDVFAHTETLKKTLVEYAEWVKMALNKNIDTKTMTADFENYIISLFRKQGLTEQQIKQYQAANPPWMTVIGLTRYWKKISL
- a CDS encoding succinate dehydrogenase cytochrome b subunit, which produces MSGFTQAIQSSILRKVVMALTGLFLILFLVVHLLGNLQLLIDDGGKTFNLYAHLMGNNPFIQLVSKGNFAFIILHVIFSLILTRMNSKARPIGYRVSGGNTNSTFVSRNMGILGTLILIFLIVHLKGFWWEFKYGDTFKETITIDGSTIPNYYLLIQNAYNELWYVIFYGVSMVFLSFHLWHGFSSAFQTLGINHEKYTPAVQFIGKAFSIIVPFLFAIIPIVMYFKR
- the pgi gene encoding glucose-6-phosphate isomerase; amino-acid sequence: MLSKTIPIKLEVWEKLKKKAKTLKKTSIVSLFDKDKNRAKEFSIQFEDIFFDFSKNLIDKDTLNHLLELCKECKLQNAKKQMFSGEAINETEQRSVLHTALRNTSHIPIKVDGKNIMDDVNQALDYIKNFSKLFHEGKVKGYTNKPLKSIINIGIGGSDLGPYMVTECLKPYQKAGIKIFFVSNIDGSHLTETLKLVNPEETLFIIASKTFTTQETMTNAASAKKWLLSYCKDESYIKNHFIAVSTNQTKVVEFGISPSNMFTFWDWVGGRYSLWSSIGISIVLSIGFDNFIELLKGAHAMDNHFLHTEDAQNMPTILAVLGIWYNNFFDAETSAVLCYEQNMHRFAQYLQQLDMESNGKNVNRKGKKISYQTGQIIWGEPGTNGQHAFYQHIHQGTKLIPCDFIAFAQAHHDLEEHHEILLSNFFAQSQALMIGKAKKEVHQELALQNKNMEYVLKVHPYKVFDGNKPSNSFLIKKLTPYNLGALIALYEHKIFVQGIIWNIYSFDQWGVELGKELANKILPYLKNDDSVNSQDPSTNILINTYKKMKKK
- a CDS encoding T9SS type A sorting domain-containing protein, whose product is FIETPNTHIRIFPNPADDYITIQWDKSQKVSSVKIYDVKGNEVSDGGLGIGYGVSIDIKTMPKGEYIVVVYGEKGEILKAEKVIKN
- a CDS encoding protein kinase translates to MNLKIGSSLKNGMYIIEKILLRSHYFFCYEGTSLDTHSKYFQKKVFIKEFSIEKNVLESQDTFLKHKNIFFENATKVHSFQAIPNVPYLIDTLQENGTVYIVSEFMEGTSLFEYVKQRIVLPQSNALKYYHKIKDTIDCLHTHDYFHNNITPENIFIDAKGELFITGFKLVPSLPPNITYDVTKLESMKHYIIYRNTYKKRDEYSLCAVLYYMVEGTAPPIITKQNNELLFHNNFISEETKHIIREGMLFDIHHSKNIIHTIKSIKKNDESVLNESVLYGVTDTNSNTSDAAELATQNNNTIFSQWIISFAIMVLSIVFLFLLGDIIKGYKKHSDRQTLVDLYDSLNGDTWINNTKWKSENPLEEWYGVTTGVYGKVVRLELSGNNMSGTISPSIQYLKHIKVINFSENKIKGTIPDAMALLNNIQKIDISWNFFTGNIPDSLFTIPSLEFLDVSHNLLNKTEYPFIWNNKEMIENSFHERIRKKKENKF
- a CDS encoding pyruvate dehydrogenase complex dihydrolipoamide acetyltransferase, whose translation is MAEIIRMPKMSDTMQEGIIARWLKKVGDTVKSGDVLAEVETDKATMELESYDDGILLYIVEPNKSIAVNGIIAIIGEKDTDISKILSNNNDNTFSKSNEKLVEKTIAFVSEKITTQSESRIKISPIARKIATEKNIDIQKLQGSGDNGRIIKRDIETLSAQSLTVKPIGIIQETQNVHLQESFEDVANSSMRKTIAKRLSESKSTSPHFYLTIEICMDKAIDARNSLNADSPIKISFNDIIVKASATALGQHKDINAAWLGDTIRKNHHIHIGVAVAIPDGLLVPIVRFANTKSLSQISAEIKDLGQKAKEKKLQPADWEGSTFSISNLGMFGIDEFTAIINPPNACILAVGGIKQTPIIKNGQIVIGNMLKVTLSCDHRVVDGAMGATFLATLKKLIEDPIKILL